A stretch of the Streptococcus oralis genome encodes the following:
- the hslO gene encoding Hsp33 family molecular chaperone HslO, whose product MDKIIKTISESGAFRAFVLDSTETVRTAQEKHQTQASSTVALGRTLIASQILAANEKGNTKLTVKVLGTSSLGAIITVADTKGNVKGYVQNPGVDIKKTATGEVLVGPFVGNGQFLVITDYGTGNPYNSMTPLISGEIGEDLAYYLTESQQTPSAVGLNVLLDKDDKVKVAGGFLLQVLPGAKEEEIARFEKRIQEMPAISTLLESDDHIEALLKAIYGDESYKRLSEEEIRFQCDCSKDRFLNALASLPNSDLEEMKEEDHGAEITCQFCQTTYNFDENDLEELIRDKS is encoded by the coding sequence ATGGATAAAATTATTAAAACAATATCAGAAAGCGGAGCCTTTCGTGCTTTTGTCCTTGATAGCACTGAAACCGTCCGCACTGCTCAAGAAAAACATCAAACCCAAGCCAGTTCAACCGTCGCACTTGGTCGCACCCTTATCGCTAGCCAAATTCTCGCAGCCAATGAAAAAGGAAATACCAAACTAACTGTTAAAGTTCTTGGAACGAGCTCTCTCGGTGCCATCATCACAGTCGCAGATACCAAGGGCAACGTCAAAGGCTATGTGCAAAATCCCGGTGTAGATATCAAAAAAACTGCAACGGGTGAAGTCCTCGTTGGACCTTTTGTCGGCAATGGCCAATTCCTCGTTATCACAGACTATGGTACTGGAAATCCCTACAACTCCATGACTCCTCTCATCTCTGGGGAAATCGGTGAAGACTTGGCCTATTACCTGACAGAAAGTCAACAAACCCCTTCAGCAGTCGGCCTCAATGTTCTTTTGGATAAAGACGACAAGGTCAAAGTTGCCGGAGGTTTCCTTCTCCAAGTATTGCCAGGGGCCAAGGAAGAAGAGATTGCCCGCTTTGAGAAACGCATCCAAGAAATGCCAGCCATCTCAACCCTTCTAGAAAGCGATGACCATATCGAAGCCCTCCTCAAGGCTATCTATGGTGACGAATCCTACAAACGCCTATCTGAAGAAGAAATTCGTTTCCAGTGTGACTGCAGCAAAGACCGCTTTTTGAACGCTCTTGCCAGCCTTCCAAATTCAGACCTGGAGGAAATGAAAGAGGAAGACCACGGGGCAGAAATCACTTGTCAATTCTGCCAAACTACTTATAACTTTGATGAAAACGACCTGGAGGAACTCATTCGTGACAAATCTTAA
- a CDS encoding CtsR family transcriptional regulator, whose protein sequence is MRFKNTSDHIEAYIKAILDQSGIVELQRSQLADTFQVVPSQINYVIKTRFTESRGYLVESKRGGGGYIRIGRIEFSSHHEMLRDLLYSIGERVSQEVYEDILQLLVEQDLMTKQEMTLLASVATDRVLGEESSVVRANMLRQLLQEVDRKEK, encoded by the coding sequence ATGAGATTTAAAAATACATCAGATCATATCGAAGCCTATATCAAGGCGATTTTAGACCAATCTGGTATCGTGGAATTGCAGCGGAGTCAGTTGGCGGATACCTTTCAGGTTGTGCCTAGTCAGATCAACTATGTCATCAAGACACGTTTTACTGAAAGCAGAGGTTACTTGGTTGAGAGCAAGCGTGGTGGCGGAGGCTACATTCGCATAGGGCGTATTGAGTTTTCCAGTCATCATGAGATGCTCCGCGATTTGCTTTACTCGATTGGTGAGCGAGTTAGTCAGGAGGTCTATGAGGATATTCTCCAGCTTTTGGTGGAGCAGGACCTGATGACAAAGCAGGAGATGACCTTGCTGGCATCAGTGGCAACGGATCGTGTCCTAGGGGAAGAATCTTCAGTTGTCCGTGCCAATATGCTCCGACAGCTATTACAAGAGGTAGATAGAAAAGAGAAGTAA
- a CDS encoding ATP-dependent Clp protease ATP-binding subunit yields the protein MNYSKALNECIESAYMVASHFGARYLESWHLLIAMSNHSYSVAGATLNDYPYEMDLLEEVALELTETDYSQDETFTELPFSHRLEVLFAEAEYVASVVHAKVLGTEHVLYAILHDGNALATRILERAGFSYEDQKDQVRIAALRRNLEERAGWTREDLKALRQRHRTVTDKQNSMANMMGMPQAQSGGLEDYTHDLTEQARSGKLEPVIGRDKEISRMIQILSRKTKNNPVLVGDAGVGKTALALGLAQRIASGDVPAEMAKMRVLELDLMNVVAGTRFRGDFEERMNNIIKDIEEDGKVILFIDELHTIMGSGSGIDSTLDAANILKPALARGTLRTLGATTQEEYQKHIEKDAALSRRFAKVTIEEPSLADSMIILQGLKATYEKHHRVQITDEAVETAVKMAHRYLTSRHLPDSAIDLLDEAAATVQNKSKQVKADESDLSPADKALMDGKWKQAAQLIAKEQEVPVYKDLVTESEILTTLSRLSGIPVQKLTQTDAKKYLNLEAELHKRVIGQDQAVSSISRAIRRNQSGIRSHKRPIGSFMFLGPTGVGKTELAKALAEVLFDDESALIRFDMSEYMEKFAASRLNGAPPGYVGYEEGGELTEKVRNKPYSVLLFDEVEKAHPDIFNVLLQVLDDGVLTDSKGRKVDFSNTIIIMTSNLGATALRDDKTVGFGAKDIRFDQENMEKRIFEELKKAYRPEFINRIDEKVVFHSLDSKHMQEIVKIMVKPLIASLAEKGIDLKLQASALKLLASQGYNPEMGARPLRRTLQTEVEDKLAELLLKGELVAGKILKIGVKAGQLKFDIA from the coding sequence ATGAACTATTCAAAAGCATTGAATGAATGTATCGAAAGTGCCTACATGGTTGCGAGCCATTTTGGAGCTCGTTATCTAGAGTCTTGGCATTTATTGATTGCCATGTCCAATCACAGTTATAGTGTGGCAGGTGCAACTCTAAATGATTATCCATACGAGATGGACCTTCTAGAAGAGGTTGCGTTGGAACTGACTGAAACGGACTATAGCCAAGACGAAACCTTTACAGAATTACCCTTTTCCCATCGTTTGGAAGTTCTCTTTGCAGAAGCAGAGTATGTGGCCTCAGTGGTCCACGCAAAGGTGCTAGGGACAGAGCATGTCCTCTATGCGATTTTGCATGACGGTAATGCCTTGGCGACACGCATCTTGGAGAGAGCAGGCTTTTCTTATGAGGACCAGAAAGATCAGGTCAGAATTGCTGCTCTTCGTCGCAATCTAGAAGAGCGTGCAGGATGGACAAGAGAAGATCTCAAGGCTTTGCGTCAACGTCATCGCACAGTAACTGACAAGCAAAATTCCATGGCCAATATGATGGGCATGCCTCAAGCTCAAAGTGGTGGTCTAGAGGATTACACGCATGACCTGACGGAGCAAGCGCGCTCTGGCAAGTTAGAACCAGTTATCGGTCGTGACAAGGAAATCTCGCGTATGATTCAGATTTTGAGTCGGAAGACCAAGAACAATCCTGTCTTGGTTGGAGATGCGGGTGTTGGGAAAACAGCTTTAGCACTTGGGCTTGCCCAGCGTATTGCTAGTGGGGACGTACCAGCTGAAATGGCAAAGATGCGCGTTTTAGAGCTCGATTTGATGAATGTCGTTGCGGGGACGCGTTTCCGTGGAGATTTTGAAGAGCGTATGAACAATATCATCAAGGACATCGAGGAAGATGGCAAAGTAATCCTCTTTATCGATGAACTCCATACCATCATGGGTTCTGGTAGTGGTATTGACTCGACTCTAGATGCGGCTAATATCTTGAAACCAGCCTTGGCTCGTGGAACTTTGAGAACGCTTGGTGCAACCACTCAGGAAGAATACCAAAAACACATCGAAAAAGATGCTGCCCTTTCTCGTCGGTTTGCCAAAGTGACGATTGAAGAGCCAAGTTTAGCTGACAGTATGATCATTTTGCAAGGTTTGAAGGCTACCTATGAGAAACACCATCGTGTGCAAATTACAGATGAAGCCGTTGAAACAGCTGTTAAGATGGCGCATCGTTACTTGACCAGTCGTCACTTACCAGACTCTGCCATCGATCTATTGGATGAAGCAGCAGCAACAGTGCAAAACAAATCCAAGCAGGTGAAAGCAGACGAATCCGACTTGAGTCCAGCTGACAAGGCTTTGATGGATGGCAAGTGGAAACAAGCTGCCCAGTTAATCGCAAAAGAGCAGGAAGTCCCTGTCTATAAAGACTTAGTAACAGAATCTGAAATTTTGACTACCTTGAGTCGTTTGTCAGGAATTCCAGTTCAAAAACTGACGCAGACTGATGCCAAGAAATACCTGAACTTGGAAGCGGAACTACACAAACGTGTCATCGGCCAAGATCAAGCTGTTTCAAGTATTAGCCGTGCCATTCGTCGCAATCAGTCAGGTATTCGTAGTCACAAGCGTCCGATTGGTTCCTTTATGTTCCTAGGGCCGACAGGAGTCGGTAAGACCGAATTGGCCAAGGCTCTGGCAGAAGTTCTCTTTGATGACGAATCAGCTCTTATCCGCTTTGATATGAGTGAGTATATGGAGAAATTCGCAGCTAGCCGTCTCAATGGAGCTCCTCCGGGCTATGTAGGCTACGAAGAAGGTGGGGAGTTGACCGAGAAGGTTCGCAACAAACCATATTCCGTTCTTCTATTTGACGAGGTAGAAAAGGCCCATCCAGATATCTTCAATGTCCTCTTGCAAGTCTTGGACGACGGTGTCTTGACAGATAGCAAGGGTCGTAAGGTGGACTTTTCAAATACCATTATCATCATGACGTCAAACCTCGGTGCGACGGCTCTTCGTGATGACAAGACGGTCGGCTTTGGGGCCAAGGATATTCGTTTTGACCAGGAAAATATGGAAAAACGAATCTTTGAAGAGTTGAAAAAAGCTTATCGACCAGAGTTTATCAACCGTATTGATGAAAAGGTGGTCTTCCATAGCTTAGATAGCAAACACATGCAAGAAATTGTCAAGATCATGGTTAAACCATTGATTGCTAGCCTAGCAGAGAAAGGCATCGACTTGAAACTGCAAGCTTCAGCGTTGAAGTTGCTAGCTAGCCAAGGTTATAATCCAGAAATGGGAGCTCGCCCACTTCGCAGAACACTGCAAACAGAGGTGGAAGACAAGCTAGCTGAGCTCCTCCTCAAGGGAGAACTGGTAGCAGGCAAGATTCTCAAGATTGGTGTCAAAGCTGGTCAATTAAAATTTGATATTGCTTAA
- the dusB gene encoding tRNA dihydrouridine synthase DusB, translating to MTNLNTPFMIGNVEIPNRTVLAPMAGVTNSAFRTIAKELGAGLVVMEMVSDKGIQYNNEKTLHMLHIDEGENPVSIQLFGSDEDSLARAAEFIQENTKTDIVDINMGCPVNKIVKNEAGAMWLKDPDKIYSIINKVQSVLDIPLTVKMRTGWSDPSLAVENALAAEAAGVSALAMHGRTREQMYTGHADLETLHKVAQALTKIPFIANGDIRTVQEAKQRIEEVGADAVMIGRAAMGNPYLFNQINHYFETGEILPDLTFEDKMKIAYEHLKRLINLKGENVAVREFRGLAPHYLRGTSGAAKLRGAISQASTLAEIEALLQLDKA from the coding sequence GTGACAAATCTTAATACACCTTTTATGATTGGCAATGTTGAGATTCCCAATCGTACTGTTTTAGCACCCATGGCTGGCGTGACAAACTCAGCCTTTCGTACCATCGCAAAAGAGCTCGGAGCGGGGCTCGTTGTAATGGAAATGGTCTCTGACAAGGGAATCCAATATAACAACGAAAAAACTCTACACATGCTTCACATCGATGAAGGCGAAAACCCCGTTTCTATCCAACTCTTTGGTAGCGACGAAGACAGCCTCGCACGCGCAGCAGAATTCATCCAAGAAAACACCAAGACTGATATCGTCGATATCAACATGGGTTGCCCAGTTAACAAAATCGTGAAGAATGAAGCTGGCGCTATGTGGCTCAAGGACCCAGACAAGATCTACTCTATTATCAACAAGGTCCAATCTGTCCTTGATATCCCCCTCACTGTCAAAATGCGTACTGGCTGGTCTGATCCATCCCTAGCCGTGGAGAATGCCCTCGCTGCTGAAGCTGCAGGTGTTTCTGCTCTCGCTATGCATGGCCGTACCCGCGAACAAATGTACACAGGTCACGCAGACCTCGAGACCCTTCACAAGGTTGCTCAAGCTCTGACCAAGATTCCATTTATCGCAAATGGTGATATCCGTACGGTCCAAGAAGCCAAACAGCGTATCGAAGAAGTCGGGGCTGACGCTGTCATGATTGGTCGCGCAGCCATGGGAAACCCCTACCTCTTCAACCAAATCAACCACTACTTTGAAACTGGAGAAATTCTCCCTGACTTGACATTTGAAGACAAGATGAAAATCGCCTACGAGCACTTGAAACGCTTGATTAACCTCAAAGGAGAAAACGTAGCCGTTCGTGAATTCCGCGGCCTCGCTCCTCACTACCTTCGGGGAACATCTGGCGCTGCCAAACTTCGTGGAGCCATTTCACAAGCTAGCACCCTAGCAGAGATTGAAGCCCTCTTGCAATTAGACAAAGCATAA
- a CDS encoding helix-turn-helix domain-containing protein — MYLGDLMEKAESGQFLVLSFLLQDSQTTVKKAMEETGFSKATLTKYISLINENALERGLELTIHLEDENLRLSIGAATKGREIRSLFLDNAIKYQILVYLLYHQQFLAHQLAQELMISEATLGRNLAGLNQILSEFDLSIQNGRWRGPEHQIRYFYFCLFRKIWSSQEWEGHMQKAERKQEIASLEEICGASLSSGQKLDLVLWNHISQQRLRVNACQFQVIEEKMRGYFDNIFYLRLLRKAPSFFAGQHIPLGTEDGEMMVFFSFLLSHRILPLHTMEYILGFGGQLADLLTQLIQEMKKEELLGDYTEDHVTYELSQLCGQVYLYKGYILQDQYRYQTENRHPYLLMEHDFRGTAERIFHAIPAFHQGTDLDKKILWEWLQLIEYMAENGGQHMRIGLDLTSGFLVFSRMAALLKRYLEYNRFIAIEAYDPSRHYDLLITNNPIHKKEQTPIYYLKNDLDMEDLAKIRQMLFA, encoded by the coding sequence ATGTATTTAGGCGATTTGATGGAAAAAGCAGAATCTGGTCAATTTTTAGTCCTTTCCTTTCTATTACAAGATTCGCAGACAACAGTCAAGAAAGCCATGGAAGAAACAGGTTTTTCAAAGGCGACCTTAACTAAGTACATTTCTCTGATTAACGAAAATGCCTTGGAAAGAGGTTTAGAGCTGACCATCCACTTGGAAGATGAAAATCTGCGCTTGTCGATTGGTGCAGCTACCAAGGGGAGAGAGATTCGGAGCTTGTTTTTAGATAATGCCATTAAGTACCAAATTTTGGTTTACCTTCTCTATCACCAACAGTTTCTAGCTCATCAGTTGGCTCAAGAATTGATGATTAGCGAGGCCACGCTTGGTCGCAACTTAGCTGGTCTAAATCAGATTTTGTCAGAGTTTGACTTATCCATCCAAAATGGCCGTTGGCGAGGTCCGGAGCATCAGATTCGCTATTTCTATTTCTGCCTTTTTCGCAAGATTTGGTCCAGTCAGGAGTGGGAAGGTCACATGCAGAAAGCTGAGAGAAAACAAGAGATTGCTAGCTTAGAAGAAATCTGCGGTGCCAGCTTATCTTCGGGTCAGAAATTAGACTTGGTTCTCTGGAATCATATCAGTCAACAGCGCCTTCGGGTTAACGCCTGTCAGTTTCAAGTTATAGAAGAAAAAATGCGGGGGTATTTTGACAATATTTTCTATCTTCGTTTGCTTCGAAAGGCTCCGTCCTTTTTTGCTGGGCAACATATCCCTCTAGGAACTGAGGATGGTGAGATGATGGTATTCTTTTCATTTCTCCTTTCCCATCGTATCTTGCCCCTTCATACTATGGAGTATATTCTTGGTTTTGGAGGGCAATTAGCCGATTTGCTGACGCAATTGATTCAAGAGATGAAGAAAGAGGAGTTGCTGGGGGACTACACAGAGGACCATGTCACCTATGAACTCAGTCAGCTTTGTGGTCAAGTTTATCTCTACAAGGGCTATATCTTGCAAGATCAGTACAGATACCAGACAGAGAATCGCCATCCCTATTTGCTGATGGAACATGATTTTAGAGGGACTGCAGAGAGAATTTTTCATGCTATACCTGCCTTTCATCAGGGGACGGATTTGGATAAGAAAATTCTCTGGGAATGGCTCCAGTTGATAGAGTATATGGCAGAAAATGGTGGCCAACATATGAGGATTGGTCTGGATTTGACATCTGGTTTCCTTGTCTTTTCTAGGATGGCTGCCCTTTTGAAACGGTATTTGGAATACAATCGTTTTATTGCCATTGAAGCCTATGATCCCAGTCGACATTATGATTTGTTGATTACCAACAACCCTATTCATAAGAAAGAACAGACTCCGATCTATTATTTAAAAAACGACTTGGATATGGAGGATTTGGCAAAGATTCGTCAGATGCTCTTTGCCTAA
- a CDS encoding NUDIX domain-containing protein produces the protein MAETKIPAGMTEKEYYEIHASQEEFLDWYYKQELPQYEKPSVTVDMVAYCFVEGKIKLLLIRRKAHPYQNCLALVGGFMDKGEDAAHACQREVREEVNLDLPLEKIEQLMTVSTPGRDPRGWTVTIAHLVYLPSRALDLVQAGDDAKDVVFVDVDFQTGKCYLYGVELEEQAFAFDHYAIIQESIKRIQGRLDWNPTFLYLLEEEFTVYEGTELVNLINPGRPIVSNNFLVKYGEYVEEVGLKRVPKKKPRKTYRLK, from the coding sequence ATGGCAGAAACAAAGATTCCAGCCGGGATGACGGAAAAAGAATATTATGAAATCCATGCCAGTCAGGAGGAGTTTTTAGACTGGTACTACAAGCAGGAACTTCCTCAATACGAAAAACCAAGTGTGACAGTGGATATGGTAGCCTACTGCTTTGTCGAAGGAAAGATCAAGCTCCTGCTAATCCGTCGCAAGGCTCACCCTTATCAAAACTGTTTGGCTTTGGTTGGAGGCTTTATGGACAAGGGAGAAGATGCTGCACATGCCTGTCAGCGCGAGGTGAGAGAAGAAGTCAATCTCGATCTACCTTTGGAGAAAATCGAGCAATTGATGACGGTATCGACCCCCGGTCGTGATCCACGGGGCTGGACAGTGACCATTGCCCACTTAGTGTACCTACCTAGTCGTGCCTTAGACCTCGTTCAGGCAGGTGACGACGCCAAGGATGTGGTTTTTGTAGATGTCGATTTTCAGACAGGCAAATGCTACCTGTATGGAGTCGAGCTGGAGGAGCAAGCCTTCGCCTTTGACCATTATGCCATTATCCAAGAATCTATCAAACGAATTCAAGGCCGTCTCGACTGGAATCCGACTTTCCTTTATCTGCTGGAGGAGGAGTTCACTGTCTACGAGGGGACTGAACTGGTCAATCTCATCAACCCAGGTCGGCCCATCGTCAGCAATAACTTTCTCGTAAAATACGGCGAATATGTAGAAGAAGTCGGACTCAAACGAGTTCCTAAAAAGAAACCAAGAAAAACCTATCGATTGAAATAA
- a CDS encoding ABC transporter ATP-binding protein: protein MTEIRLEHVSYAYGDEKILEHINLQVTSGEVVSILGPSGVGKTTLFNLIAGILEVQSGRIVLDGEENPKGRVSYMLQKDLLLEHKTVLGNIILPLLIQKVDKTEAIARADEILATFQLTAVRDKYPHELSGGMRQRVALLRTYLFGHKLFLLDEAFSALDEMTKMELHAWYLEIHKQLQLTTLIITHSIEEALNLSDRIYILKNRPGQIVSEVKLDWSEDEDKEVQKIAYKRQILAELGLDK, encoded by the coding sequence ATGACAGAAATTAGACTAGAACACGTAAGCTATGCCTATGGCGATGAAAAGATTTTAGAGCACATCAACCTGCAGGTGACTTCGGGTGAAGTGGTTTCTATCCTAGGTCCAAGTGGTGTTGGAAAGACCACTCTCTTTAACCTAATCGCTGGGATTTTAGAAGTCCAGTCTGGGCGAATTGTCCTTGATGGCGAGGAAAATCCCAAGGGGCGCGTGAGTTATATGTTGCAAAAGGATCTCCTCTTGGAGCATAAGACAGTCCTTGGCAATATTATCCTGCCCCTCTTGATTCAAAAGGTTGATAAGACAGAAGCTATTGCCCGAGCGGACGAAATCCTTGCGACCTTCCAGCTGACAGCCGTACGGGATAAGTATCCTCATGAGCTCAGTGGTGGGATGCGTCAGCGTGTGGCCTTGCTTCGGACCTACCTTTTCGGGCACAAGCTCTTTCTCTTGGATGAGGCCTTTAGTGCTTTGGATGAAATGACTAAGATGGAGCTCCATGCTTGGTATCTGGAGATTCACAAACAGTTGCAACTGACAACCTTGATCATCACACATAGTATTGAGGAAGCCCTCAATCTCAGTGACCGCATCTATATCCTAAAAAATCGGCCTGGACAGATCGTTTCTGAAGTCAAACTAGATTGGTCTGAAGATGAGGACAAGGAAGTCCAAAAGATTGCCTACAAACGGCAAATATTAGCAGAATTAGGCTTAGATAAGTAG
- a CDS encoding ABC transporter substrate-binding protein → MKKTWKVFLTLVTAFVAVVLVACGQGTASKDNKEAEVKKIDFILDWTPNTNHTGLYVAKEKGYFKEAGVDVDLKLPPEESSSDLVINGKAPFAVYFQDYMAKKLEKGAGITAVAAIVEHNTSGIISRKSDNVASPKDLVGKKYGTWNDPTELAMLKTLVESQGGDFEKVEKVPNNDSNSITPIANGVFDTAWIYYGWDGILAKSQGVDANFMYLKDYVKEFDYYSPVIIANNDYLKDNKEEARKVIQAIKKGYQYAMEHPEEAADILIKNAPELQEKRDFVIESQKYLSKEYASDKEKWGQFDADRWNAFYKWDKENGILKEDLTDKGFTNEFVK, encoded by the coding sequence ATGAAGAAAACATGGAAAGTGTTTTTAACGCTTGTAACAGCTTTTGTGGCTGTCGTGCTGGTGGCTTGTGGCCAAGGAACTGCTTCTAAGGACAACAAAGAAGCAGAAGTCAAGAAGATTGACTTTATCCTAGACTGGACGCCAAATACTAACCACACAGGGCTTTATGTTGCTAAGGAAAAAGGTTATTTCAAAGAAGCTGGAGTGGATGTTGACTTGAAATTGCCACCAGAAGAAAGTTCTTCTGACTTGGTTATCAACGGAAAGGCACCATTTGCAGTGTATTTCCAAGACTACATGGCTAAGAAATTGGAAAAAGGCGCAGGAATCACTGCCGTTGCAGCTATTGTAGAACACAATACATCAGGAATCATCTCTCGTAAATCTGACAATGTAGCTAGTCCAAAGGACTTGGTTGGTAAGAAATACGGAACTTGGAATGATCCAACTGAACTTGCTATGTTGAAAACCTTGGTAGAATCACAAGGCGGAGACTTTGAGAAGGTCGAAAAAGTACCAAACAACGATTCAAACTCAATCACACCGATTGCCAATGGAGTTTTTGACACTGCTTGGATTTACTACGGTTGGGATGGAATCCTTGCTAAATCTCAAGGCGTAGACGCTAACTTCATGTATTTGAAAGACTATGTCAAGGAGTTTGACTACTACTCACCAGTTATCATCGCAAATAATGACTATTTGAAAGACAATAAAGAAGAAGCCCGTAAAGTCATCCAAGCTATCAAAAAAGGCTACCAATATGCTATGGAGCATCCAGAGGAAGCAGCAGATATCCTCATTAAGAACGCACCTGAACTTCAGGAAAAACGTGACTTTGTTATCGAATCTCAAAAATACTTGTCAAAAGAATACGCAAGCGACAAGGAAAAATGGGGACAATTTGACGCTGACCGCTGGAATGCCTTCTACAAATGGGACAAAGAAAATGGTATCCTTAAAGAAGACTTGACAGACAAAGGCTTCACTAACGAATTTGTAAAATAA
- a CDS encoding AAA family ATPase, which translates to MKKKTAVVFGTFAPLHQGHIDLIQRAKRQCDQVWVVVSGYEGDRGEQVGLSLQKRFRYIREAFRDDELTSVCKLDETNLPRYPMGWQEWLDQMLAEISYDENQQELIFFVGEADYQQELAKRGFGTVLQERKFGISATMIRENPSKYWKYIAQPFRRQFTKKVLIMGSASNGKTTLAKDLARYYDAPVSLEYAREYQIKNNVRDDELTPKDYYYLLLGQYDQTSKLIDSNANRGLVIADTNSLVTKGYYDYYMETENQEDLSGETFDNLFVSILAKEKWDLILFVQPVGSYVNDGFRDMTMAEDHIRYSFSQHLDQMRERYLTTIPLVYLAEDYLGNYEAAKVAIDAIYQAD; encoded by the coding sequence ATGAAAAAGAAAACAGCAGTGGTATTTGGGACCTTTGCCCCTCTCCATCAGGGGCATATCGATCTGATCCAGCGAGCAAAGCGTCAGTGTGATCAGGTCTGGGTAGTCGTGTCAGGCTACGAGGGAGACAGAGGGGAGCAGGTAGGTTTGAGTCTTCAAAAACGATTTCGCTATATCCGAGAGGCTTTTCGTGATGACGAATTGACCTCTGTCTGCAAGCTGGATGAGACCAACCTTCCCCGTTACCCTATGGGCTGGCAGGAGTGGTTGGACCAGATGTTAGCGGAGATTTCCTATGATGAAAACCAGCAAGAACTGATTTTCTTTGTGGGAGAAGCAGACTACCAGCAAGAACTAGCTAAACGTGGATTTGGCACCGTCTTGCAAGAAAGAAAGTTTGGTATCTCAGCGACTATGATTCGAGAAAATCCAAGCAAATATTGGAAATACATCGCTCAGCCCTTCCGTCGTCAGTTTACCAAGAAAGTCTTGATCATGGGAAGTGCCAGTAATGGGAAGACCACTCTAGCCAAGGATTTGGCAAGGTATTACGATGCGCCCGTTAGTCTGGAATACGCGCGTGAGTACCAGATCAAAAACAATGTCCGCGACGATGAATTGACTCCAAAGGATTACTACTATCTCCTGTTGGGACAGTATGACCAGACCTCCAAGTTAATCGACAGCAATGCCAATCGAGGCCTAGTGATAGCCGATACCAACTCCTTGGTAACCAAGGGCTACTATGACTATTACATGGAGACTGAGAACCAAGAGGATTTATCAGGAGAAACCTTTGACAATCTCTTTGTTTCGATCTTGGCCAAGGAAAAATGGGACTTGATTCTCTTTGTGCAGCCTGTTGGCTCCTATGTCAATGACGGGTTTAGAGATATGACCATGGCGGAAGACCACATTCGCTACAGTTTTTCCCAGCATTTGGACCAAATGAGGGAGCGATACTTAACCACCATTCCACTAGTTTATCTAGCGGAGGATTATCTAGGCAATTATGAAGCAGCAAAAGTGGCTATTGATGCCATTTACCAAGCAGATTAG
- the pnuC gene encoding nicotinamide riboside transporter PnuC — protein MKKLTEKITQFIENFNNVHAEARKISFAGIMRLLWKDLFVGRSLVQWLYLIALSSVPLILEFTQNTESHDWLSLFASWTGIVCVILVAEGRASNYLFGAINSAIYLILAMNATFYGEVLTTVYFFVMQPIGLYAWLSNRINEQEKPEESHFEAKKLSVLDWLKYLVLTAIIWIGMGLAYQSINSARPFRDSVTDATNGVGQLLMTRLYREQWIFWIATNLFSIYLWWGENIHIQGMYWVYTLNSLVGWYQWTKAVRKEA, from the coding sequence ATGAAAAAACTAACTGAAAAAATCACACAATTTATCGAAAACTTTAACAATGTCCATGCTGAAGCCCGCAAGATCAGTTTTGCAGGGATCATGCGCCTGCTCTGGAAAGATCTCTTTGTCGGCCGTAGCCTTGTCCAGTGGTTATACCTCATCGCCCTGTCAAGTGTTCCCTTGATCTTAGAGTTCACGCAAAATACAGAAAGCCATGACTGGCTGAGCTTGTTTGCATCCTGGACTGGGATTGTCTGTGTTATCTTGGTAGCAGAAGGGCGTGCAAGCAATTATCTCTTTGGGGCTATTAACTCGGCAATCTACTTGATCTTGGCCATGAATGCGACTTTTTATGGAGAAGTCTTGACGACTGTTTACTTCTTTGTCATGCAGCCGATTGGTCTCTATGCTTGGTTGTCCAATCGTATCAATGAACAGGAAAAGCCAGAAGAATCCCACTTTGAAGCTAAGAAATTATCTGTTCTTGACTGGCTCAAGTACTTGGTCTTGACTGCCATTATCTGGATTGGTATGGGCTTGGCTTATCAAAGTATCAATAGCGCTCGTCCTTTCCGTGATAGTGTTACTGATGCGACCAATGGTGTTGGTCAGCTCTTGATGACACGTCTCTACCGTGAGCAATGGATTTTCTGGATTGCAACCAATCTCTTTAGTATTTATCTCTGGTGGGGTGAAAATATCCACATCCAAGGGATGTACTGGGTTTACACACTCAATAGTCTAGTGGGATGGTATCAATGGACCAAGGCAGTTCGAAAGGAGGCATAA